A single window of Sphingobacterium sp. ML3W DNA harbors:
- a CDS encoding glycogen/starch synthase — protein MAKTKILFITHEMSPFLELTKISEITRQLPQAMQEKGFEIRILMPRFGNINERRNRLHEVIRLSGLNIVVDNNDNPLIIKVASLPAARMQVYFLDNEDYFQRKKVFRDENGEFFNDNNERSVFFCKGALETVKKLGWSPDVVHCHGWFSALVPAYLKTTYKDDPTFKGAKVMYSLYNEEFSGTLGDRYREIAPEGALTKDDVAPYGDGSYVNIYKGALNFTDVAVIAEAGVNPEILAYVNEKGIQVFEPNGDDDYEAFNDLFDQFAPVEEETTV, from the coding sequence ATGGCAAAAACGAAGATATTGTTTATAACCCACGAGATGTCGCCTTTCCTCGAATTAACTAAAATTTCTGAAATCACGCGTCAATTGCCACAGGCTATGCAAGAAAAAGGATTTGAAATCCGAATTCTTATGCCTCGTTTTGGTAATATCAATGAGCGTAGAAATCGATTGCATGAGGTGATTCGTTTGTCAGGCTTAAACATTGTGGTGGATAACAATGACAATCCGCTAATCATTAAGGTAGCTTCATTGCCTGCGGCACGTATGCAGGTTTACTTTTTGGATAATGAAGACTATTTTCAGCGGAAAAAAGTTTTTCGTGATGAGAATGGAGAATTTTTTAATGACAACAATGAGCGTTCTGTGTTCTTCTGTAAAGGAGCATTGGAAACGGTTAAGAAATTAGGTTGGTCACCGGATGTGGTACATTGCCATGGATGGTTCTCAGCGTTAGTTCCGGCTTATTTAAAGACAACATATAAAGATGACCCTACTTTTAAGGGAGCCAAAGTGATGTATTCATTGTATAATGAGGAGTTCTCAGGAACTCTAGGCGATAGATACAGAGAAATAGCTCCTGAAGGTGCGTTGACTAAGGATGATGTTGCCCCTTATGGAGATGGTAGTTATGTGAATATCTATAAAGGAGCGTTGAATTTTACAGATGTTGCAGTTATAGCAGAAGCTGGTGTAAACCCAGAGATACTTGCGTATGTAAATGAGAAGGGTATTCAAGTTTTCGAACCAAATGGTGATGATGACTATGAAGCTTTCAATGATTTGTTTGATCAATTTGCTCCTGTAGAAGAAGAAACTACAGTCTAA
- the panD gene encoding aspartate 1-decarboxylase, with the protein MFIEVMKSKIHRVRVTQAELNYVGSITIDEDLMDAANIIANEKVQIVNNNNGARLETYVIPGRRASGTICLNGAAARLVQVGDIVIIISYAQMEMEEAKKHIPSLVFPDDNNQLIK; encoded by the coding sequence ATGTTTATAGAGGTAATGAAATCTAAAATCCACCGTGTTCGGGTTACTCAAGCCGAGCTGAATTACGTTGGTAGTATCACAATTGATGAGGATTTAATGGACGCAGCAAATATTATTGCAAATGAAAAAGTTCAGATCGTTAACAATAATAATGGTGCTCGTTTAGAAACATATGTTATTCCTGGAAGAAGAGCGTCTGGTACTATTTGTTTAAATGGAGCTGCAGCAAGATTAGTTCAGGTAGGTGATATCGTTATCATCATATCATATGCACAGATGGAGATGGAAGAGGCCAAGAAACATATTCCGAGCTTAGTTTTTCCAGATGACAACAATCAACTTATAAA
- a CDS encoding TCR/Tet family MFS transporter translates to MQVNTSKSLFFIFSTVLIDIIGLGIIIPVMPKLIEELIGGTLSDASRYGGLLMFSYALTQFFFASVLGNLSDRFGRRPILLISLLGFSVNYLLMGLAPTILWLFIGRFIAGITGASYTVAAAFIADISSHEKKAQNFGLLGAAFGLGFIIGPLLGGVLGHYGARIPFYAAAILSFMNFLYGYFFIPESLKKENRRPFKWKNANPVGAFKQLAKFPHLKQLFICIFLINIAAHAVQSTWSYYTMERYHWDERMVGLSLGFIGTLLAIVQAGLLRIIIPKLGLEKSILIGSALYMIAMPLMGAAYAPWLLFVAIVPYVFAGITGTAIQSLVSNETPANEQGQIQGGLTSIISLTAIIGPPVMSWLFAHFTDKKEALYIPGAPFYLGFVLTAISFIVACFFFRNKTKN, encoded by the coding sequence ATGCAGGTCAACACGTCAAAAAGCTTATTCTTCATTTTTTCAACTGTACTAATAGACATTATTGGCTTGGGGATTATCATCCCAGTGATGCCCAAATTAATTGAAGAGTTAATTGGAGGCACCCTAAGCGATGCATCACGCTATGGCGGTTTGCTGATGTTTAGTTATGCATTAACCCAGTTTTTTTTCGCTTCTGTATTGGGGAATCTCAGTGACAGGTTTGGCAGAAGACCGATACTCTTAATTTCGCTTCTAGGATTTTCAGTGAATTATCTATTAATGGGGTTGGCACCTACGATACTTTGGCTCTTTATAGGCCGTTTCATCGCAGGTATAACAGGTGCGAGCTATACCGTAGCTGCAGCTTTTATTGCGGATATCAGTTCGCACGAAAAGAAAGCTCAAAACTTTGGTCTATTGGGTGCAGCTTTTGGCTTAGGGTTCATCATTGGACCATTATTAGGAGGTGTATTGGGGCATTATGGCGCCAGAATACCATTCTATGCTGCTGCTATTCTTAGTTTTATGAATTTTCTCTATGGTTACTTTTTCATTCCTGAATCCCTTAAGAAAGAAAATAGAAGACCTTTCAAGTGGAAAAATGCCAATCCAGTTGGTGCATTCAAACAACTCGCTAAATTCCCCCACTTGAAACAACTGTTTATTTGTATCTTTTTAATTAATATTGCAGCTCATGCGGTACAAAGCACATGGTCCTATTATACGATGGAAAGGTATCATTGGGATGAAAGAATGGTCGGTCTATCATTAGGTTTTATAGGGACATTACTTGCGATTGTTCAAGCTGGACTACTACGCATCATTATTCCAAAACTGGGTTTAGAAAAAAGCATTCTCATTGGATCCGCCCTCTACATGATAGCAATGCCATTAATGGGAGCTGCATATGCTCCCTGGCTACTTTTCGTTGCCATTGTCCCCTACGTTTTTGCTGGGATAACTGGAACAGCAATTCAAAGTCTTGTTTCTAATGAAACACCAGCAAATGAACAAGGCCAGATACAAGGCGGACTGACGAGTATAATCAGTCTTACTGCCATCATTGGTCCACCGGTAATGAGTTGGCTATTTGCACATTTTACCGATAAAAAAGAAGCTCTCTATATACCCGGAGCTCCTTTCTATTTGGGGTTTGTACTCACTGCAATAAGTTTTATTGTCGCCTGTTTCTTTTTCAGAAATAAAACGAAGAATTAA
- the panC gene encoding pantoate--beta-alanine ligase: protein MRIFKTKKELQDYLETARINKQKIALIPTMGALHAGHISLLDYAKPLSEITVCSIFVNPTQFNDPKDLEKYPRPLEQDIALLEVAKCDVLFLPSVEEMYPDPDEQWHINLAGLDEIWEGEMRPGHFQGVTQVVYKLFSLVQPDIACFGQKDFQQVMVIEHMIKVKQLPITIALCPIIRDEHGLALSSRNMRLSEKGKYQALALFRTLQFIKNNFTSKPLHEIQILATEQLEASDGIALEYLAICETTTLQEADTIDANKKYVALVTARVEDVRLIDNMILN from the coding sequence GTGAGAATTTTCAAGACTAAAAAAGAGCTCCAAGATTACCTGGAAACAGCGCGAATCAACAAGCAAAAAATAGCTCTTATCCCGACAATGGGTGCATTACATGCGGGACATATCTCGTTATTGGATTACGCAAAACCGTTATCCGAAATCACAGTTTGTAGCATTTTCGTAAATCCTACGCAATTCAATGATCCCAAAGATTTAGAAAAATATCCAAGACCATTAGAGCAAGATATTGCTTTATTAGAAGTTGCCAAATGCGATGTGCTATTTTTACCTTCCGTCGAAGAAATGTACCCCGATCCAGACGAACAATGGCATATCAATTTAGCTGGACTTGATGAAATTTGGGAAGGTGAAATGAGACCTGGACATTTTCAGGGAGTTACCCAAGTTGTTTATAAATTATTTAGTTTAGTACAACCCGATATTGCTTGTTTTGGTCAAAAAGACTTTCAACAGGTGATGGTCATTGAACATATGATTAAAGTAAAGCAATTACCGATTACAATAGCACTCTGCCCTATCATCCGAGATGAACATGGACTTGCTTTAAGTTCTAGAAATATGCGCCTCTCTGAAAAAGGTAAGTATCAAGCTTTAGCTTTGTTCCGAACACTCCAGTTTATCAAAAACAATTTTACAAGCAAACCCTTACATGAAATACAAATACTAGCTACTGAACAGTTAGAAGCAAGCGATGGTATCGCATTGGAATATCTTGCTATTTGCGAAACGACCACGTTACAGGAGGCCGATACAATTGACGCAAATAAAAAATATGTGGCACTTGTAACAGCACGCGTAGAGGATGTACGCCTTATTGATAATATGATTTTGAATTAA
- the ispF gene encoding 2-C-methyl-D-erythritol 2,4-cyclodiphosphate synthase → MKIKVGFGFDVHQIKEGHPFILGGVELDHHAGAFGHSDADVLAHAICDALLGAANLEDIGYHFPNTDVQWKGISSLILLKHCVRLIGDKGYTIGNIDAMLCLEAPKIKPYIGQMKEKIAEAAGISVDDISIKATTNETMGFIGRQEGVVAYAVCLIEKV, encoded by the coding sequence ATGAAAATTAAAGTTGGTTTTGGCTTTGATGTCCATCAAATAAAGGAGGGACATCCGTTTATATTAGGTGGTGTTGAATTGGATCACCATGCCGGTGCATTTGGTCATTCAGATGCCGATGTTTTAGCGCATGCAATATGCGATGCACTATTAGGTGCAGCTAATTTGGAAGATATTGGTTATCACTTTCCAAATACTGATGTGCAATGGAAAGGAATCAGTAGTTTAATTCTATTAAAGCATTGCGTTCGATTAATCGGAGATAAAGGTTATACAATTGGAAATATAGATGCAATGCTTTGTTTGGAAGCTCCAAAAATCAAGCCTTATATTGGCCAGATGAAGGAGAAAATCGCGGAAGCTGCGGGTATTTCCGTTGATGATATTTCCATCAAAGCAACCACCAATGAAACGATGGGATTTATCGGAAGACAAGAAGGTGTAGTCGCTTATGCAGTTTGTTTAATTGAGAAAGTTTAA